One window from the genome of Saccharicrinis carchari encodes:
- a CDS encoding MFS transporter, producing MVKRRIESNINKLYIIKIAKWFMLTMPILMLFYKDMGFTDRESFQLKAFYSIAIVIFEIPSGYLADVLGRRKTLIIGSVLGTLGFLVYSTTSGFYWFLVAELILGVGQSFVSGADSAIMYDSLKHMRRENEYVKYEGRNFTVGNYSEALAGLLGGTLAAINIRYPFMFQTAIAFMAVPASIMLVEPMRSVRSRKPGLKDILNVVWYATVKNAKLRYNLVYSSILGTATLTMAWMYQLYLNDIGFTEYAIGATHTVLNLIVGTTTLFAYKIEARLKPKMTIWLTSIIITGSYIISGFVDSAWILPILAIFYFSRGIATPVLKDYINRITSDNMRATVLSIRSLIIRAFFAVIAPFVGYLSDHYTRAYSLKVIGIVFTVLVGSSIFLFLRSIVQGEES from the coding sequence TTGGTAAAAAGGCGTATTGAATCGAATATAAATAAACTATACATCATTAAAATAGCCAAGTGGTTTATGCTCACCATGCCTATTTTAATGCTATTTTATAAAGATATGGGATTCACGGATCGTGAATCTTTCCAGCTTAAAGCTTTTTATTCCATCGCCATTGTCATCTTTGAGATACCTTCGGGCTATCTGGCAGATGTGCTGGGACGACGCAAGACCTTGATAATAGGGTCAGTACTGGGCACCTTGGGTTTTTTAGTTTATTCTACTACATCGGGATTTTATTGGTTTTTGGTGGCCGAGCTCATATTGGGCGTAGGGCAAAGTTTTGTTTCAGGAGCCGATTCGGCCATCATGTACGATTCGTTGAAACACATGCGGCGCGAAAACGAATACGTAAAGTACGAAGGTCGTAACTTTACGGTAGGCAATTATTCGGAGGCACTGGCCGGTTTATTGGGCGGAACTCTCGCCGCCATCAATATACGCTATCCTTTTATGTTTCAAACCGCTATAGCTTTTATGGCCGTACCGGCATCCATTATGCTGGTGGAACCTATGAGAAGCGTGCGAAGTCGTAAGCCCGGCCTCAAAGATATTTTGAACGTGGTTTGGTATGCTACGGTAAAAAATGCGAAGCTCCGATATAATCTTGTGTATTCGAGTATTCTGGGAACGGCCACCCTCACCATGGCCTGGATGTACCAATTGTACCTAAACGATATCGGTTTTACGGAATATGCCATCGGTGCCACACATACCGTTTTAAATCTGATAGTAGGTACTACCACCTTGTTTGCTTATAAAATAGAAGCCCGGCTTAAACCCAAGATGACCATATGGCTTACCTCCATTATTATTACAGGCAGTTATATTATATCGGGCTTTGTGGATTCGGCCTGGATATTGCCGATCCTGGCCATATTTTACTTTAGTCGTGGCATTGCCACCCCGGTACTCAAGGACTATATTAACCGCATCACTTCTGACAATATGCGAGCCACCGTACTGTCTATCCGAAGCCTTATCATCCGCGCCTTTTTTGCAGTGATAGCCCCCTTTGTAGGCTATTTATCCGATCACTATACCCGGGCCTATTCGCTAAAAGTAATAGGCATAGTTTTTACCGTGCTGGTGGGCTCGTCCATCTTTCTCTTTTTGCGCTCAATAGTTCAGGGCGAAGAAAGTTAA
- a CDS encoding aminoacyl-histidine dipeptidase: protein MQLLKSLQPAVVWHYFERICQIPRPSKKEGKMIDFLISFASKNGLEYKKDAIGNVLISKPATEGFEHLKSVVLQSHVDMVCEKHSTVKHNFEKDPIVPVIQGEWVKASGTTLGADDGIGVAAQLALLASKELKHGPIECLFTVDEETGLTGAFNLEDDFFKSKILLNLDSEDDGELFIGCAGGVDTVATFEMETENAPEKHFAFKVKVSGLKGGHSGDDIHKGRGNAIKILNRFLWNTARKHHMKLHCFSGGNLRNAIAREASAVALVSPSHKEQVRVAFNIFYDEICTELNESEPDLGMHLESCDIPDTVFTECFQENLLNAIYACPHGVMQMSASLKGLVETSTNLASIKVDDDKIIVTTSQRSAVESAKHDVAAMVRSAFELAGAEVQHGDGYPGWTPNTNSEILAITRESYERLFGKTPVVRAIHAGLECGLFLQKYPDLDMISFGPTILGAHSPDERINIETVDKFWRHLLDVLVNIPEK from the coding sequence ATGCAGCTATTAAAATCGTTACAACCCGCGGTTGTATGGCATTATTTCGAAAGAATTTGTCAAATACCGCGCCCCTCGAAAAAAGAAGGGAAAATGATTGATTTTCTTATTTCGTTTGCCAGCAAAAACGGACTCGAATATAAAAAAGATGCGATCGGAAACGTGCTGATAAGCAAACCGGCAACAGAAGGTTTTGAACATTTAAAATCGGTGGTGCTTCAATCACATGTCGATATGGTTTGCGAAAAGCATTCCACGGTAAAACATAACTTCGAAAAAGACCCTATCGTACCTGTTATCCAGGGAGAGTGGGTAAAGGCCAGCGGAACAACCCTTGGTGCCGACGATGGCATTGGGGTAGCGGCACAGTTGGCATTACTGGCCAGCAAGGAGCTTAAGCACGGCCCTATAGAATGCCTTTTTACGGTGGATGAGGAAACGGGTCTTACCGGTGCTTTTAACTTAGAAGACGATTTTTTTAAGAGTAAAATATTATTGAACCTCGACTCGGAGGATGATGGCGAGCTTTTTATAGGTTGCGCCGGTGGGGTAGATACAGTGGCTACTTTTGAAATGGAAACCGAGAATGCCCCCGAAAAACACTTTGCCTTTAAGGTAAAAGTATCCGGATTAAAAGGTGGACATTCGGGCGACGACATCCACAAAGGAAGAGGTAATGCTATTAAAATACTCAACCGCTTTTTATGGAACACAGCGCGTAAGCACCATATGAAGTTGCATTGCTTTAGCGGAGGCAACTTGCGCAATGCCATAGCACGCGAAGCTTCTGCAGTAGCATTGGTATCCCCTTCGCACAAGGAACAAGTGCGGGTAGCTTTTAATATTTTTTACGACGAAATTTGTACTGAGCTCAACGAGTCGGAACCCGACCTTGGGATGCATCTGGAGTCGTGCGATATACCTGATACGGTTTTTACCGAGTGCTTTCAGGAAAACCTTTTAAATGCTATTTATGCTTGTCCGCACGGTGTAATGCAAATGAGTGCCTCTTTGAAAGGATTGGTTGAAACATCCACCAATCTGGCTTCTATAAAAGTAGATGATGATAAAATCATCGTAACTACCAGTCAGCGGAGCGCTGTAGAGAGTGCCAAGCACGATGTAGCAGCCATGGTGCGTAGTGCCTTTGAACTGGCCGGTGCTGAGGTGCAGCATGGCGATGGTTATCCCGGATGGACACCTAACACCAATTCCGAAATATTGGCCATCACACGCGAATCGTACGAGCGATTGTTTGGAAAAACCCCTGTAGTGCGTGCTATTCATGCCGGGTTGGAATGTGGCCTGTTCTTACAAAAATATCCCGATTTGGATATGATTTCTTTTGGACCAACCATCCTGGGTGCCCACTCACCCGACGAAAGAATAAACATCGAAACCGTTGATAAATTTTGGCGCCACCTGTTAGACGTTTTGGTCAATATCCCCGAAAAATAA
- a CDS encoding DUF4293 domain-containing protein, whose product MIQRIQTIYLLLALGFGVSMFFAPQITFAADTLYMLNYKGINAIEAMENSKSISAVALTILLGLTPIVSLSAILLYKKRLLQIRLCAANIGLLIGTTVLIYYFGTVGTKELPADDLSYHLSTVFPIVGAILNFLALRAIAKDEALVRSMDRIR is encoded by the coding sequence ATGATACAAAGAATACAAACGATTTATTTACTATTGGCTTTAGGCTTTGGTGTTTCTATGTTTTTTGCTCCGCAAATAACATTTGCGGCCGATACACTTTATATGCTAAATTATAAAGGTATAAACGCCATAGAGGCTATGGAAAATTCAAAATCAATATCGGCGGTGGCACTCACCATATTATTGGGGCTCACCCCTATTGTTTCCTTAAGTGCAATTTTATTGTATAAAAAGAGGTTACTCCAAATCAGGTTATGTGCCGCCAACATAGGCTTATTGATTGGCACCACCGTGCTTATCTATTATTTTGGAACGGTTGGTACAAAAGAACTCCCTGCCGATGACCTGTCCTACCATTTGAGCACCGTATTCCCTATTGTGGGTGCCATACTTAACTTTTTGGCCTTACGCGCCATCGCAAAAGACGAAGCTCTTGTGCGATCGATGGACAGGATACGGTAA
- the acs gene encoding acetate--CoA ligase, which produces MENKKDIYHPVKENFEKAVISSMDEYHALYAESIENNEAFWDKQAKQMLRWQHDFEEVSNCDLEEGMISWFLGGKLNACENCVDRHARNNGDKIALIWEADEPGQEKRISYKELLREVSRLANVLRHHGIRKGDRVALYMPMIPEAVYAMLACARIGAVHSVVFAGFSAEALRDRINNAKCKAVITANEGVRGKRVIPLKRIVDEAVMACPSIQHVFVAERTANKVPFYEPRDVWLNRAMEAERPYCPIEHMDSEDTLFLLYTSGSTGQPKGLAHTTAGYLLFAALTQKYVFDIQPDDVYACVADIGWVTGHTYVVYGPLLNGGTTVIFESVPGYPDAGRYWEMVERLKISQFYTAPTAIRAIQREGDAYVKKYDRSSLRVLGTVGEPINPDTWRWYHDVVGEGRCSIVDTWWQTETGGILISPLPAATPTKPGSATLPFFGIEPVLLSPEGQEVHGNGVSGLLAIKKPWPGMARTIQGDHQRFLTTYLTDYKGYYLTGDGAMRDNDGYYWLTGRVDDVMNVSGHRIGSAEIEGALVSHPYCAEAAVVGFPHDIKGEGIFAYVIMHEDEDSGTDLVGELRNEVRRRIGPIATPDRIIIAPGLPKTRSGKIMRRILRKIAANQTDDMGDISTLADPGIVEKLIELRNAK; this is translated from the coding sequence ATGGAAAATAAAAAAGACATCTACCATCCTGTAAAAGAAAACTTTGAAAAAGCAGTAATTTCAAGCATGGACGAGTACCATGCCCTATATGCGGAAAGCATTGAAAATAACGAAGCTTTTTGGGATAAGCAAGCCAAACAAATGTTACGCTGGCAGCATGACTTCGAAGAGGTGAGCAACTGTGATTTGGAGGAAGGCATGATATCGTGGTTCCTCGGTGGCAAGCTCAATGCATGCGAAAACTGTGTGGACAGGCATGCCCGCAATAATGGTGATAAAATAGCGCTCATTTGGGAAGCCGACGAACCCGGCCAGGAAAAAAGAATAAGTTACAAGGAGTTGTTGCGTGAGGTGTCCAGATTGGCCAATGTATTACGCCATCACGGAATTAGAAAGGGTGATAGGGTGGCCTTATACATGCCCATGATACCTGAAGCCGTGTACGCCATGTTGGCCTGCGCCCGAATTGGTGCGGTGCATTCCGTTGTTTTTGCAGGCTTTAGTGCCGAAGCACTCCGCGACAGGATAAACAATGCCAAATGTAAAGCGGTGATAACGGCCAACGAAGGTGTTCGTGGTAAACGGGTAATCCCCCTTAAACGTATTGTTGACGAGGCGGTTATGGCATGTCCTTCGATACAACATGTGTTTGTGGCAGAGCGCACCGCCAACAAAGTACCTTTTTACGAGCCTCGCGATGTGTGGTTGAACCGTGCCATGGAAGCCGAAAGGCCTTATTGCCCTATTGAGCATATGGATTCGGAAGATACCTTGTTTTTACTTTATACCTCGGGCAGTACCGGTCAGCCTAAAGGACTGGCACATACCACTGCAGGTTACCTGCTTTTTGCTGCCCTCACGCAAAAATATGTTTTTGATATTCAACCCGACGATGTGTATGCCTGTGTGGCGGATATAGGATGGGTTACCGGACATACCTACGTGGTTTACGGTCCTTTGCTCAATGGCGGTACCACCGTCATCTTTGAAAGTGTGCCGGGCTATCCCGATGCAGGCAGGTACTGGGAAATGGTGGAACGATTAAAGATATCACAATTTTATACAGCGCCTACCGCTATCCGTGCTATACAACGAGAGGGCGATGCGTATGTTAAAAAATACGATCGTAGCAGCCTGCGTGTGCTGGGTACGGTGGGTGAGCCCATTAACCCCGATACCTGGAGATGGTATCACGATGTGGTGGGAGAGGGGCGTTGCTCCATTGTAGACACCTGGTGGCAAACAGAGACAGGGGGCATACTGATTTCACCATTGCCGGCAGCCACGCCCACAAAACCGGGTTCAGCCACCTTACCTTTCTTTGGCATTGAACCGGTACTCTTAAGCCCCGAAGGCCAGGAAGTGCATGGCAACGGTGTATCGGGTTTGCTGGCTATTAAAAAACCCTGGCCGGGTATGGCACGTACCATACAAGGCGACCATCAACGTTTTTTGACAACCTATCTGACCGATTACAAGGGCTATTATCTTACAGGCGATGGCGCTATGCGCGACAATGATGGATATTACTGGCTGACGGGAAGGGTGGATGACGTAATGAATGTTTCCGGACACCGGATTGGTTCTGCCGAGATAGAGGGCGCACTGGTTTCACATCCATACTGTGCCGAGGCTGCGGTGGTAGGATTTCCGCATGATATAAAAGGTGAAGGGATATTTGCTTATGTTATTATGCACGAGGACGAAGATTCGGGGACAGACCTGGTAGGTGAGCTGCGCAATGAGGTGCGACGACGGATTGGCCCCATAGCTACTCCCGATAGAATTATCATTGCTCCCGGACTACCTAAAACCCGATCGGGCAAGATTATGCGCAGGATACTGAGAAAAATTGCCGCCAATCAAACAGACGATATGGGCGATATTTCTACTCTGGCCGATCCGGGCATAGTGGAAAAGCTTATAGAACTCCGGAATGCCAAATAA
- a CDS encoding nucleoside phosphorylase, whose product MEHRIEESELIINKDGSVFHLHLKPGELADNIILVGDPGRVRTVASFFDHIELERSNREFISVTGTYKQTRFTVVATGIGTDNIDIVVNELDALVNVDFETRKVKQQLKSLNMVRIGTSGSLQHDLSVDSCLLSHKAIGFDGLLNFYENRNKVVDMEFEQHFKEAMQWNPLLTSPYVVDASPQLLKKLAQNEFLEGVTISAPGFYGPQGRVIRLPIQDKEINDKISNFRHKQHSITNYEMECSAIYGLCKLLGHNAATVCAIIANRKARTYSKDYKPVIKKLIKQVLDSLA is encoded by the coding sequence ATGGAACACAGAATAGAAGAATCGGAATTAATAATAAATAAAGATGGAAGTGTTTTCCACCTTCACCTTAAACCAGGCGAATTAGCCGATAACATTATTTTGGTGGGTGATCCCGGACGGGTGAGAACAGTGGCATCTTTTTTCGACCATATTGAATTGGAGCGAAGTAACCGTGAATTTATAAGCGTAACAGGAACCTATAAACAAACCCGTTTTACTGTCGTAGCTACCGGCATTGGTACCGACAATATTGATATTGTGGTGAACGAACTGGATGCACTGGTGAATGTGGATTTTGAGACCAGAAAAGTCAAGCAACAACTTAAGTCGTTAAATATGGTGCGTATAGGTACTTCGGGTTCACTGCAGCACGATTTATCGGTTGACAGCTGTTTATTGAGCCATAAAGCAATTGGTTTCGATGGCCTGCTCAACTTTTATGAAAACCGCAATAAGGTGGTAGATATGGAGTTTGAACAGCATTTTAAAGAGGCCATGCAATGGAACCCTTTGCTTACATCACCCTATGTAGTGGATGCATCGCCCCAACTGCTGAAAAAGCTGGCGCAGAATGAATTTTTGGAAGGTGTGACCATATCGGCACCCGGATTTTATGGGCCGCAGGGACGTGTTATACGTTTGCCGATACAGGATAAGGAAATTAATGATAAAATAAGTAATTTTAGGCACAAGCAACACAGCATTACCAATTACGAGATGGAATGTTCAGCCATCTACGGTCTTTGTAAATTATTAGGACACAATGCGGCTACCGTTTGTGCCATCATAGCCAACCGGAAGGCGCGTACCTATAGTAAAGATTATAAGCCGGTAATAAAAAAGTTGATTAAACAGGTGCTGGATAGTTTGGCTTAA
- a CDS encoding transglutaminase-like domain-containing protein produces the protein MDKTKVQALISLLDDPDETVFNSVEEELLKEDVEVVNDLEKAWEVSHNDVFQRRVENIIHTLQLKDVQSLMTKWINDGGTNLFYGAFLVAKYQYPELDYDALNDKVNELRRDIWLELNNHLTSLEKVRIINHIMFDVHKYNRSSGNFFAPQNSYINEVMNSKKGNPISLSILYSVVAQRLGLPIYGVNLPKNFVLCYLDENMIHKYPKDQRPQVLFYINPVNKGAVLGRNEIEYFVKQQKMRPLYSYFEPCSNIDIIKRVLLNLTYAYQNQGDDSKKKEIELLLDLF, from the coding sequence ATGGACAAGACAAAAGTACAGGCATTAATATCATTGTTGGATGACCCCGACGAAACCGTTTTCAATTCGGTAGAAGAGGAGTTGCTGAAAGAGGATGTTGAGGTGGTCAACGATTTGGAAAAAGCATGGGAGGTATCACATAACGATGTTTTTCAGCGGAGGGTCGAGAATATTATTCATACCCTTCAGCTTAAAGATGTGCAAAGCCTAATGACTAAGTGGATCAACGATGGAGGTACCAATCTTTTTTACGGTGCGTTTTTAGTGGCCAAGTACCAATATCCCGAACTAGACTACGATGCACTTAATGATAAAGTAAATGAATTGCGAAGAGATATTTGGCTCGAACTGAATAATCATCTTACCTCGCTCGAGAAGGTGAGAATCATCAACCATATTATGTTCGACGTACACAAATATAATCGCAGTAGCGGTAATTTTTTCGCACCCCAAAACTCCTATATCAATGAGGTGATGAATAGCAAAAAAGGAAACCCCATTTCTCTGTCTATCCTCTATTCGGTAGTTGCGCAACGTTTAGGGTTGCCCATTTATGGAGTTAACCTTCCTAAAAACTTTGTGCTATGTTATCTCGATGAAAATATGATACATAAATATCCAAAGGATCAACGTCCTCAAGTACTGTTTTATATTAATCCGGTAAATAAAGGTGCTGTTCTGGGACGAAACGAAATAGAATATTTCGTCAAACAGCAAAAAATGCGCCCTTTGTATTCTTACTTTGAACCTTGTAGCAATATTGATATTATTAAAAGGGTGCTTCTGAATCTGACCTATGCTTATCAAAACCAGGGAGATGATAGTAAAAAGAAAGAAATTGAACTGTTATTGGATTTATTTTAA
- a CDS encoding phosphohexomutase domain-containing protein, whose product MKAELNYKKLQNGSDIRGVAMDGIKGEEVNLTAEVAERIGKAFAHWLNKKKQAEAGFTVAIGMDTRLTGPKLKDAFAEGLTKMGLDVFDCGIASTPAMFMATVDKKYSIDAGVMLTASHLPFNRNGLKFFIAEGGLNKNDISNILELAGHDLEPLKEKGKVKALDYIADYAAYLVDAIREGVGEGVNKTQPLNGLKIILDAGNGAGGFFAHKVLKPLGADISGSQFLEPDGHFPNHVPNPEDAEAMASICKAVLREKADLGIIFDTDVDRSAIVDKNGNPINRNELIALISSIVLQEHPGSTIVTDSVTSDGLAWFIETHLKGVHHRFKRGYKNVIDEAIRLNREGTASWLAIETSGHAALKENYFLDDGAFLVAKLLITMADLSLENKDLSQLIEKLPRPSESKEFRLNITAEDFVEYGQGIIAELQDNLAEGWQQVPKNHEGIRVQCTNSGEDGWFLLRLSLHDPVIPINIESNIKGGVDMIADKLKGILQPYEHLDISGL is encoded by the coding sequence ATGAAAGCAGAACTAAACTACAAAAAACTACAAAATGGCTCCGACATACGGGGTGTAGCCATGGACGGTATTAAAGGAGAAGAGGTAAATTTAACCGCGGAGGTAGCCGAAAGAATTGGAAAGGCTTTTGCCCATTGGCTAAATAAAAAAAAACAGGCTGAGGCCGGATTTACAGTGGCAATAGGGATGGATACGCGCCTGACAGGGCCTAAACTGAAAGATGCTTTTGCTGAAGGCCTTACGAAAATGGGCTTGGATGTATTTGACTGTGGCATAGCTTCTACCCCCGCCATGTTTATGGCTACGGTAGACAAAAAATACAGCATCGATGCAGGCGTGATGCTCACCGCCAGTCACCTTCCGTTTAACCGTAACGGACTTAAATTTTTTATTGCCGAGGGAGGACTCAACAAAAACGATATTAGCAATATATTGGAATTGGCAGGGCACGACCTGGAGCCCTTAAAGGAAAAAGGAAAAGTGAAGGCTTTGGATTACATAGCAGATTATGCCGCTTATTTGGTAGATGCCATTCGCGAAGGAGTGGGTGAAGGGGTGAATAAAACACAGCCTTTAAATGGTCTTAAGATAATATTGGATGCCGGAAATGGTGCAGGCGGTTTTTTTGCCCATAAAGTTTTAAAGCCTTTGGGGGCAGATATAAGCGGAAGCCAGTTTCTGGAGCCTGATGGTCATTTTCCGAATCATGTGCCCAACCCGGAGGACGCGGAGGCTATGGCTTCGATATGCAAGGCTGTACTGCGCGAGAAAGCCGATTTAGGCATTATTTTCGATACCGATGTAGACAGATCAGCCATTGTAGACAAAAACGGCAACCCCATCAACCGAAATGAGCTTATCGCACTGATATCATCCATTGTACTGCAAGAGCATCCGGGAAGTACAATTGTAACCGACTCGGTAACCTCTGACGGACTGGCATGGTTTATCGAAACCCATTTGAAAGGGGTGCATCATCGCTTTAAGCGGGGCTATAAAAATGTGATAGACGAAGCCATACGCTTAAACCGGGAGGGCACCGCGAGTTGGCTGGCCATAGAAACGAGCGGACATGCCGCATTGAAAGAAAACTACTTTTTAGACGATGGGGCCTTTTTGGTGGCCAAGCTGCTGATTACCATGGCCGATCTGAGCTTAGAGAATAAAGACCTATCGCAGTTGATTGAAAAGCTGCCCAGACCTTCCGAAAGCAAAGAGTTCCGGTTGAACATTACTGCTGAAGATTTTGTGGAGTACGGCCAAGGTATCATAGCGGAGCTACAGGATAATTTGGCGGAAGGGTGGCAACAAGTTCCTAAAAACCACGAAGGCATAAGGGTTCAATGCACTAATTCCGGCGAGGATGGATGGTTTTTGTTGCGTCTGTCGTTGCATGATCCGGTAATACCCATCAATATTGAATCAAACATAAAGGGCGGTGTAGATATGATAGCCGATAAACTGAAGGGTATCTTGCAACCCTATGAGCATCTGGATATTTCGGGTTTATAA
- a CDS encoding carboxypeptidase-like regulatory domain-containing protein — MKTSSIPVATLFFVLGLMLCPSLYAQNFTVNGTVVDAETGLAVEFANIGVEGTYLGTASDANGNFEIALSRALFDNKVSISAVGYQTKTYQVSKWNGKHSVIIQLAPVNYGISEVNIEAQSKVGYGILRNASSLITQNYLNEPYSYRCYMRTNTKQGGEIVKDEALFIMTDNKGYGERSFSDAFENIHYRIKENNPHKPTLLLEEGMTSIDNLIAQDILRNPGNILSVEAINEFDVQVQGQDVLGNDSVWIIAYTCKNPTIQNAGDPDLITYKGTIWIAFDNYQVLKNSFTAIRKGAFRHGNSFYKVQQNADTLTYKVETTYKSNKGRYVLNSIAYKQVHAIDKNKSVYLKVVQVEAPETSITDRQYFNGEDKNPVFWNTFKRPE, encoded by the coding sequence ATGAAGACATCATCGATACCAGTTGCAACCTTATTTTTTGTTTTAGGACTTATGCTGTGTCCATCGCTTTACGCCCAAAATTTTACGGTAAACGGAACGGTGGTAGACGCCGAAACCGGACTGGCAGTAGAATTTGCCAATATTGGGGTAGAAGGGACCTATCTGGGTACTGCATCCGATGCTAACGGAAATTTTGAGATAGCTCTATCCCGGGCCTTGTTCGATAATAAGGTAAGTATTTCGGCGGTGGGTTACCAAACAAAAACATACCAGGTAAGTAAATGGAACGGAAAGCATAGTGTAATCATTCAGCTGGCGCCTGTTAACTACGGTATTTCGGAAGTTAATATAGAAGCTCAATCGAAAGTAGGGTATGGCATACTGCGCAACGCGTCAAGTTTAATAACTCAGAATTATTTAAATGAACCGTATTCGTATAGGTGCTATATGCGAACCAATACAAAACAAGGGGGAGAGATCGTCAAGGACGAAGCCTTGTTTATAATGACCGACAACAAAGGATACGGCGAACGGTCTTTTTCCGATGCTTTTGAAAATATTCATTACCGTATTAAAGAAAATAACCCCCATAAACCAACACTTCTTTTAGAAGAAGGCATGACTTCTATCGATAACCTTATTGCCCAGGATATTTTGCGAAATCCGGGTAATATATTGTCGGTGGAGGCTATTAATGAATTCGACGTGCAGGTGCAGGGGCAGGATGTGCTGGGCAACGATTCCGTGTGGATAATAGCGTATACCTGTAAAAATCCGACTATCCAGAATGCCGGTGATCCGGATTTGATTACATATAAGGGCACTATATGGATAGCCTTTGATAATTACCAGGTGCTTAAAAATAGTTTTACAGCCATCCGTAAAGGAGCTTTCCGACATGGAAACAGCTTTTACAAGGTGCAGCAAAATGCAGATACATTAACGTATAAAGTTGAGACTACTTATAAATCAAATAAGGGCAGGTATGTGCTGAATTCAATTGCATACAAACAAGTACATGCGATCGATAAAAACAAATCGGTTTATTTAAAAGTGGTGCAGGTTGAAGCACCGGAAACCTCGATTACGGATCGTCAGTATTTTAATGGTGAAGATAAAAATCCAGTTTTTTGGAATACTTTTAAACGACCGGAGTAA
- a CDS encoding universal stress protein yields the protein MKDNIITLATLTYGKAQVVKSMLANEGVECFLEHVNLIQGAVSAGVKVNIKESDFKKAQMVFDSIRESDYEKPHSAEKISNDIKVLVPVDFSEYSQKAVDMAFDWVAQNTGELTLFNAFYSPLSSGLPFGESFVYDINSDQISFELKEESEKKIEELKKGLEKRIKDEKIENVRIYTELRRGIAEHEILEFSETYNPSLIVMGTRGSDKKAVDLIGSVTTEIIDGAKVPVLAVPESFDYKGLDKLKTVGYLSVFGPSDFVAIEKLSSILGAFDVNVKCAHITSGKNMQTDKVKMDGLIEHFNKNKIATSLDFKLIENEDFWVGVESFVQSENIEILSFTTFKRNLLSRLLNPSIAKKMLFHSTTPLLVFHA from the coding sequence ATGAAAGACAACATTATTACTTTAGCTACACTAACTTACGGAAAGGCCCAAGTGGTAAAATCCATGTTAGCAAACGAAGGAGTGGAATGCTTCCTTGAACACGTTAACCTTATTCAGGGTGCGGTTTCCGCAGGAGTAAAAGTCAACATTAAAGAAAGTGATTTTAAAAAGGCGCAAATGGTGTTCGACTCTATCAGGGAATCGGATTACGAAAAGCCCCATTCTGCCGAAAAAATAAGTAATGACATAAAGGTATTGGTTCCGGTCGATTTTTCGGAGTATTCGCAAAAGGCGGTGGATATGGCATTCGATTGGGTGGCACAGAATACCGGAGAGCTCACCCTTTTCAACGCCTTCTACTCACCATTAAGCTCAGGACTTCCCTTTGGCGAATCTTTTGTATATGACATCAATTCAGATCAAATAAGTTTTGAATTGAAGGAAGAGAGCGAAAAAAAGATAGAAGAACTGAAAAAAGGTCTGGAAAAAAGAATCAAGGACGAGAAAATTGAAAACGTACGCATTTACACCGAATTGCGTCGCGGAATAGCAGAGCACGAAATATTGGAATTCAGCGAAACCTACAATCCCTCGCTTATTGTGATGGGTACCAGGGGCAGCGACAAAAAAGCAGTTGACCTGATTGGCAGTGTTACCACCGAAATAATAGATGGTGCCAAGGTGCCTGTGCTGGCAGTTCCCGAAAGTTTTGACTACAAAGGCCTCGACAAACTAAAGACTGTAGGTTATCTCTCCGTGTTTGGACCAAGCGACTTTGTGGCCATCGAAAAACTATCCAGTATATTGGGAGCTTTTGATGTAAATGTTAAGTGTGCACATATCACAAGCGGTAAAAACATGCAAACAGACAAGGTGAAAATGGACGGACTTATTGAACACTTTAATAAAAACAAGATAGCTACTTCACTGGATTTTAAACTGATCGAAAACGAAGATTTTTGGGTAGGAGTAGAAAGCTTTGTACAATCTGAAAATATTGAGATATTGTCCTTTACTACTTTTAAGCGGAATTTATTATCGCGACTTTTAAATCCATCTATTGCTAAAAAAATGTTGTTTCACTCAACTACACCCTTACTGGTTTTTCATGCTTAA